A single region of the Streptomyces diastaticus subsp. diastaticus genome encodes:
- a CDS encoding transglycosylase domain-containing protein has translation MGNKRSGGGLSPAQQAAKFLGVSVVAGAVLAGIALPAAGALGLAAKGSVEGFDELPANLKTPPLSQRSTILDAEGGKIATVYDRDRTVVPLKDISPYMQKAIVAIEDSRFYEHGAIDLKGILRAVNENAQSGGVSQGASTLTQQYVKNVFVEEAGDDADKVAEATQQTIGRKVRELKFAIQIEEELGKKGILENYLNITFFGQQAYGVEAAAQRYFSKPAKDLNLQESALLAGLVQSPSRYDPVNDEQEATKRRNTVIQRMAAVRDITPEEAEKAKKSPLGLKISRPSSGCITAVKGAGFFCDYVRRAFLSDPVFGKTPEDRQKTWRRGGLTIRTTLEPKAQESVQAAIENGVNQDDDVATAVALVEPGTGKITGMGQSRPYGYGENEMEMNLSVNASMGGGAGYQPGSTFKPIVAAAALERGMPVTKTYSSPYEMQYPSPVATCSGNYVNTSSEELANENDKEVGPYSMKEATALSVNTYFVQMISEIGTCPVVELSKKMGIERSDGNDFGQGPSIALGTEEVSPLTMASAYATFATRGTYCSPIAIASITGPDKKSVPVPKSTCTKVMSEKTADTVNTLLRGVVEDGTGRQAGLDGRASAGKTGTTDFRYAAWFAGYTPNLSGAVWVGDPQHKRQMVDINIGGQYHEKVFGGEVPGPIWKTAMAGALEGKEAPGFNLVNIPEPDKPGKKKPKRPGNGNGGGNDKPGGNRPGGGDNRLPDIELPSDLFGGGEGR, from the coding sequence ATGGGAAACAAGCGCTCGGGCGGCGGCCTGTCTCCGGCCCAGCAGGCCGCCAAGTTCCTCGGGGTCAGCGTGGTGGCCGGCGCGGTGCTCGCGGGTATCGCCCTGCCGGCCGCCGGTGCCCTGGGTCTGGCCGCGAAGGGTTCGGTCGAGGGATTCGACGAGCTGCCGGCCAACCTCAAGACGCCACCGCTGAGTCAGCGCAGCACCATCCTGGACGCGGAGGGCGGCAAGATCGCCACCGTGTACGACCGGGACCGCACCGTCGTCCCCCTCAAGGACATCTCGCCGTACATGCAGAAGGCGATCGTCGCCATCGAGGACTCGCGCTTCTACGAGCACGGCGCGATCGACCTCAAGGGCATCCTCCGCGCGGTCAACGAGAACGCGCAGAGCGGCGGCGTCTCCCAGGGCGCCTCGACGCTGACCCAGCAGTACGTGAAGAACGTCTTCGTCGAGGAGGCCGGTGACGACGCCGACAAGGTCGCCGAGGCCACCCAGCAGACGATCGGCCGCAAGGTGCGCGAGCTGAAGTTCGCCATCCAGATCGAGGAGGAACTCGGCAAGAAGGGCATCCTCGAGAACTACCTGAACATCACCTTCTTCGGGCAGCAGGCCTACGGCGTCGAGGCCGCAGCCCAGCGCTACTTCTCCAAGCCCGCCAAGGACCTGAACCTCCAGGAGTCGGCGCTCCTCGCCGGCCTGGTCCAGTCGCCCAGCCGGTACGACCCGGTCAACGACGAGCAGGAGGCGACCAAGCGGCGCAACACCGTCATCCAGCGGATGGCGGCCGTCCGCGACATCACCCCGGAGGAGGCCGAGAAGGCGAAGAAGTCCCCGCTCGGCCTGAAGATCAGCCGCCCCAGCAGCGGCTGCATCACCGCCGTCAAGGGCGCCGGCTTCTTCTGCGACTACGTCCGCCGCGCCTTCCTCTCCGACCCGGTCTTCGGCAAGACCCCCGAGGACCGCCAGAAGACCTGGCGCCGGGGCGGCCTGACGATCCGCACCACCCTGGAGCCGAAGGCCCAGGAGTCGGTGCAGGCGGCCATAGAGAACGGCGTCAACCAGGACGACGACGTCGCCACCGCGGTCGCCCTGGTCGAGCCCGGCACCGGCAAGATCACCGGCATGGGCCAGTCCAGGCCGTACGGGTACGGCGAGAACGAGATGGAGATGAACCTCTCCGTCAACGCGAGCATGGGCGGCGGCGCCGGCTACCAGCCCGGCTCCACCTTCAAGCCCATCGTGGCCGCGGCGGCCCTGGAACGCGGTATGCCGGTGACGAAGACGTACTCCTCGCCGTACGAGATGCAGTACCCGAGCCCGGTCGCGACCTGCTCCGGCAACTACGTCAACACCTCCTCGGAGGAGCTGGCCAACGAGAACGACAAGGAGGTCGGCCCGTACTCCATGAAGGAGGCGACCGCCCTCTCGGTCAACACCTACTTCGTGCAGATGATCAGCGAGATCGGCACCTGCCCGGTCGTCGAGCTGTCGAAGAAGATGGGCATCGAGCGCTCCGACGGCAACGACTTCGGGCAGGGCCCGTCGATCGCGCTGGGCACCGAGGAGGTGTCGCCGCTGACGATGGCCTCCGCGTACGCCACCTTCGCGACGCGCGGCACGTACTGCTCGCCGATCGCCATCGCCTCCATCACCGGCCCGGACAAGAAGTCCGTGCCGGTGCCGAAGTCGACCTGCACCAAGGTCATGTCGGAGAAGACCGCCGACACCGTCAACACCCTGCTGCGCGGCGTGGTCGAGGACGGCACCGGCCGCCAGGCGGGGCTCGACGGCCGCGCCAGCGCCGGCAAGACCGGTACCACCGACTTCCGCTACGCCGCCTGGTTCGCCGGCTACACCCCGAACCTCTCCGGCGCGGTCTGGGTCGGCGACCCGCAGCACAAGCGCCAGATGGTCGACATCAACATCGGCGGCCAGTACCACGAGAAGGTCTTCGGCGGCGAGGTCCCCGGACCGATCTGGAAGACCGCGATGGCCGGCGCGCTGGAGGGCAAGGAAGCCCCCGGCTTCAACCTGGTGAACATCCCCGAGCCGGACAAGCCCGGAAAGAAGAAGCCCAAGCGCCCGGGCAACGGCAACGGCGGCGGCAACGACAAGCCGGGCGGGAACCGGCCCGGAGGCGGGGACAACAGGCTCCCGGACATCGAGCTCCCGTCCGACCTGTTCGGCGGCGGCGAGGGCCGCTGA
- a CDS encoding metallophosphoesterase produces the protein MRARYGVPLGITAAAAAGLAYSAGFEARSFRLRRVTIPVLPRGMRPLRVLQVSDIHMVSGQRKKRAWLQSLAGLRPDFVINTGDNLSDPEGVPEVLDALGPLMEFPGAYVFGSNDYYGPRLRNPGRYLVEKIQGRHGLNGNEPVTGAVHNPWEPMRDAFDEAGWLNLTNTRGTLKIDGHTIGLTGLDDPHIKRDRYAHVAGGPAPSDDFSLAVVHAPYLRTLDAFTSDGYPLILAGHTHGGQLCIPFYGALVTNCDLDTDRVKGLSTHTEDGRTAYLHVSAGCGTNRYTPVRFACPPEATLLTLTEHEARG, from the coding sequence ATGCGCGCGCGATACGGAGTACCCCTGGGAATCACGGCGGCCGCGGCCGCCGGACTCGCCTACTCGGCCGGGTTCGAGGCCCGCTCCTTCCGGCTCCGCCGGGTCACGATCCCCGTCCTCCCCCGAGGCATGCGCCCCCTGCGCGTCCTCCAGGTCTCCGACATCCACATGGTCTCCGGCCAGCGCAAGAAGCGCGCCTGGCTCCAGTCCCTGGCGGGCCTGCGCCCGGACTTCGTGATCAACACCGGCGACAACCTCTCCGACCCCGAAGGCGTCCCCGAGGTCCTCGACGCCCTGGGCCCCCTCATGGAGTTCCCCGGCGCCTACGTCTTCGGCTCCAACGACTACTACGGACCCCGGCTGCGCAACCCCGGCCGCTACCTCGTCGAGAAGATCCAGGGCCGCCACGGCCTCAACGGCAACGAGCCCGTCACCGGCGCCGTCCACAACCCGTGGGAGCCGATGCGCGACGCCTTCGACGAGGCCGGCTGGCTCAACCTCACCAACACCCGCGGCACCCTCAAGATCGACGGCCACACCATCGGCCTCACCGGCCTGGACGACCCGCACATCAAGCGCGACCGCTACGCCCACGTGGCCGGCGGCCCCGCTCCCTCCGACGACTTCTCCCTCGCCGTGGTCCACGCCCCCTACCTGCGCACCCTGGACGCCTTCACCTCCGACGGCTACCCCCTGATCCTGGCCGGCCACACCCACGGCGGACAGCTCTGCATCCCCTTCTACGGCGCCCTCGTCACCAACTGCGACCTGGACACCGACCGCGTCAAGGGCCTCTCCACCCACACCGAGGACGGCCGCACCGCCTACCTCCACGTCTCCGCCGGCTGCGGCACCAACCGCTACACCCCGGTCCGCTTCGCCTGCCCCCCCGAGGCCACCCTCCTGACCCTCACGGAACACGAGGCCCGGGGCTGA
- a CDS encoding transposase family protein, translated as MVIYPAALDLPHALVEWVTMLVVTREGDRRCKLRPSQRAMAALVYLREHTTLAKIAAGFGISESTAHAYTTAVIDLLAERAPGLLKVLRETDPDFALLDGTLAECDRVGDGRADYSHKHRRHGVNVQLVTDPGGRLLWLSPALPGRTHGLTAARAHRIIRICERQDVPLLADLAYQGGGPWLTTGIKRRPLQDLTPTEKTLNRALAEARAPVERGVARLKSWRIFRRSRCSPNRMTSIAKAILTLERQR; from the coding sequence GTGGTTATCTATCCTGCCGCACTCGACCTGCCGCATGCCCTCGTGGAGTGGGTGACCATGCTGGTCGTCACCCGTGAGGGCGACCGGCGCTGCAAGCTCCGTCCGTCTCAGCGTGCGATGGCGGCACTGGTGTACCTGCGCGAGCACACCACCCTGGCGAAGATCGCTGCAGGTTTCGGCATCAGCGAGTCCACCGCGCACGCGTACACCACTGCGGTCATCGACCTGCTCGCGGAACGCGCTCCGGGTCTGCTGAAAGTTCTGCGCGAGACCGACCCGGACTTCGCCCTGCTGGACGGCACGCTGGCCGAGTGCGACCGGGTCGGGGACGGCCGGGCCGACTACTCCCACAAACACCGCCGGCACGGAGTGAACGTGCAGTTGGTCACCGACCCCGGCGGCCGGCTGCTGTGGCTCTCCCCAGCACTGCCGGGCCGGACCCATGGCCTGACCGCCGCCCGCGCCCACCGGATTATCCGCATCTGCGAGCGTCAGGACGTCCCCCTCCTGGCGGATCTCGCCTACCAGGGCGGCGGGCCCTGGTTGACCACGGGCATCAAACGCAGACCCCTGCAGGACCTGACTCCTACCGAGAAGACCCTCAACAGGGCACTGGCCGAGGCGCGAGCACCGGTCGAGCGAGGCGTCGCCCGCCTGAAGTCCTGGCGCATTTTCCGCCGGTCCCGATGCAGTCCCAACCGCATGACGTCAATCGCCAAAGCCATCCTCACCCTGGAGCGTCAACGCTGA
- a CDS encoding tyrosine-type recombinase/integrase, with translation MTKRRSRGDGGLHWDEKRQRWIATANLGFHPSGKRIVKRGSGKTKTEAKNKLKEVLRDHEDGLAIAPTNYTGKDAVTDWLTYGLVGIDPSTAKTCAILSQTHVIPPLGARKLRDLSAEDVDRWLAAKAKTLSTRTLQAIHSCLNRAVKRAMARDKVKRNVVELCSVPQGRAGRPSKALAFAQAEAVLKGAEGTSMYAYIVVALLTGARTEELRALTWDHVFLKGKPDVDPPQPPHIAVWRSVRRGGDTKTRKSRRTLALPERCVEALWQQFEDQGWDRLAAGDRWEEHGLVFASAMGKPLDAANVRRAFRQALKGIAGINADEWTPRELRHSFVSLLSDRGVPLEVISRLVGHSGTAVTEEVYRKQIRPVIQTGAVVMDGIFGADPQRP, from the coding sequence GTGACCAAGCGGCGCAGTCGTGGTGATGGTGGCCTGCACTGGGACGAGAAGCGGCAACGGTGGATCGCCACGGCGAATCTGGGCTTCCATCCGAGCGGAAAGCGGATCGTGAAGCGGGGGAGTGGCAAGACCAAGACGGAGGCGAAGAACAAGCTTAAGGAGGTGTTGCGGGACCACGAGGACGGTCTCGCGATCGCGCCCACCAACTACACGGGCAAGGACGCTGTGACGGACTGGCTCACGTACGGCCTGGTGGGCATCGACCCCAGCACGGCCAAGACCTGCGCGATCCTGAGTCAGACGCATGTCATCCCGCCCCTCGGCGCTCGCAAGCTCCGTGACCTGAGCGCTGAGGATGTCGACCGCTGGCTGGCCGCGAAGGCGAAGACGCTCAGCACACGCACCCTTCAGGCGATCCACTCGTGCCTTAACCGCGCGGTCAAGCGGGCCATGGCTCGGGACAAGGTGAAGCGCAACGTCGTCGAGTTGTGCTCGGTCCCCCAGGGGCGAGCCGGGCGCCCCTCAAAGGCGCTCGCCTTCGCTCAGGCTGAGGCCGTGCTCAAGGGGGCTGAGGGGACCTCGATGTACGCGTACATCGTCGTTGCCCTGCTGACTGGTGCCCGTACCGAGGAATTGCGGGCGCTCACCTGGGACCACGTCTTCCTCAAGGGCAAGCCGGACGTGGACCCGCCGCAGCCTCCGCACATCGCGGTGTGGCGCTCGGTCCGGCGAGGTGGGGACACCAAGACGCGGAAGTCCCGGCGCACGCTCGCTCTGCCGGAGCGGTGCGTCGAAGCCCTCTGGCAGCAGTTCGAAGATCAGGGCTGGGATCGGCTCGCCGCGGGCGACAGATGGGAGGAACACGGGCTTGTTTTCGCCTCGGCCATGGGCAAGCCGTTGGACGCTGCCAACGTCCGCCGAGCCTTCCGCCAGGCGCTCAAGGGCATCGCCGGGATCAACGCCGACGAGTGGACGCCCCGAGAACTCCGGCACAGCTTCGTGTCCCTGCTGTCCGACCGCGGCGTCCCGCTGGAAGTGATCTCCCGGCTTGTCGGGCACTCCGGGACGGCCGTGACCGAGGAGGTCTATCGGAAGCAGATCCGGCCCGTGATCCAGACTGGCGCTGTAGTCATGGACGGGATCTTCGGCGCAGATCCGCAGCGGCCGTAG
- a CDS encoding helix-turn-helix domain-containing protein, whose product MTVLDMGGPVIPPALYRVPDAVKVLGLSRSVVYDLIRAGRLRTVKEGRTRLVPTSAITDYVAFLEREAGAEQ is encoded by the coding sequence GTGACCGTACTCGACATGGGAGGACCGGTGATCCCGCCGGCCCTGTACCGCGTGCCCGACGCTGTGAAGGTGTTGGGGCTGAGCCGGAGCGTCGTTTACGACTTGATCCGGGCCGGTCGTCTTCGGACCGTCAAGGAAGGCCGGACCCGTCTCGTGCCGACTTCCGCCATCACTGACTACGTTGCGTTCCTGGAGCGGGAAGCCGGGGCCGAGCAGTGA
- a CDS encoding GatB/YqeY domain-containing protein, translating into MTTLKSRLHEDLTAAIRDRAELRSATLRLTLAAITKEEVAGKQARELSDDEVRKVIAKEAKKRREAAEAFGQAGRTEQAERERAEGEVLAEYLPKQLSDEELGRIVTQAVEEARAAGAEGPRAMGQVMKIVNPKVAGRAEGGRVSALVKQQLAG; encoded by the coding sequence ATGACCACGCTCAAGTCCAGGCTCCATGAAGACCTCACCGCGGCGATTCGCGACCGTGCTGAGCTGCGTTCGGCCACGTTGCGGCTGACACTGGCCGCGATCACCAAGGAGGAGGTCGCGGGCAAGCAGGCGCGTGAGCTCTCCGACGACGAGGTGCGGAAGGTGATCGCCAAGGAGGCGAAGAAGCGTCGCGAGGCCGCGGAGGCGTTCGGCCAGGCCGGCCGCACCGAGCAGGCCGAGCGGGAGCGGGCGGAGGGCGAGGTGCTCGCCGAGTACCTGCCCAAGCAGCTCTCCGACGAGGAGCTGGGCCGGATCGTCACCCAGGCCGTCGAGGAGGCGCGTGCGGCCGGGGCCGAGGGGCCGCGGGCGATGGGCCAGGTCATGAAGATCGTCAACCCGAAGGTGGCCGGCCGAGCCGAGGGCGGCCGGGTCTCGGCGCTGGTCAAGCAGCAGCTCGCCGGCTGA
- a CDS encoding ArsA family ATPase, whose translation MSLEPANPLAVDPLLDDPETRIVVCCGSGGVGKTTTAAALGLRAAERGRRVVVLTIDPARRLAQSMGIDSLDNVPRQVPGVEGEGELHAMMLDMKRTFDEIVEAHADPERARAILENPFYQSLSAGFAGTQEYMAMEKLGQLRATEEWDLIVVDTPPSRSALDFLDAPKRLGSFLDGKLIRLLMAPAKVGGRAGMKFLNAGMSMMTGVLGKLLGGQLLRDVQTFVAAMDSMFGGFRTRADATFQLLQAPGTAFLVVAVPERDALREAAYFVERLGAERMPLAGLVLNRVHSSGAAQLSAEQALAAAENLDGGGIVDQPPGKAGLVGNSGTRPSAAAAASDRAAPGPGSPAGQDGARPEVATGAEGDGRGSDEEDTVTVEELTVGLLRLHAERMMLLAREQRTRDRFTARHPEVPVAEVAALPGDVHDLAGLRAIGACLAEAGPAPEDVPQA comes from the coding sequence GTGAGTCTGGAACCGGCGAATCCGCTCGCCGTCGATCCGCTGCTGGACGACCCGGAGACCCGGATCGTGGTCTGCTGCGGCTCGGGCGGTGTCGGCAAGACGACGACCGCCGCCGCCCTCGGCCTACGCGCCGCCGAGCGCGGCCGCCGGGTCGTCGTGCTCACCATCGACCCGGCCCGCCGCCTCGCCCAGTCCATGGGCATCGACTCGCTGGACAACGTGCCGCGCCAGGTCCCCGGTGTCGAGGGCGAGGGCGAACTGCACGCGATGATGCTCGACATGAAGCGGACCTTCGACGAGATCGTCGAGGCCCACGCCGACCCGGAGCGGGCCCGGGCGATCCTGGAGAACCCCTTCTACCAGTCGCTGTCGGCCGGGTTCGCCGGGACGCAGGAGTACATGGCGATGGAGAAGCTGGGGCAGCTCCGGGCCACCGAGGAATGGGACCTCATCGTCGTCGACACCCCGCCCTCGCGCTCGGCCCTGGACTTCCTGGACGCGCCCAAGCGGCTCGGCTCGTTCCTCGACGGCAAGCTGATCCGGCTGCTGATGGCGCCCGCCAAGGTCGGCGGCCGGGCCGGGATGAAGTTCCTCAACGCCGGGATGTCGATGATGACCGGCGTTCTCGGCAAGCTCCTCGGCGGCCAGCTCCTGCGCGACGTGCAGACCTTCGTGGCCGCCATGGACTCCATGTTCGGCGGTTTCCGCACCCGCGCCGACGCCACCTTCCAGCTCCTCCAGGCGCCGGGGACGGCCTTCCTGGTGGTCGCCGTGCCGGAGCGGGACGCCCTGCGCGAGGCCGCCTACTTCGTGGAGCGCCTCGGCGCCGAGAGGATGCCGCTGGCCGGCCTGGTCCTCAACCGCGTGCACTCCAGCGGCGCCGCCCAGCTCTCCGCCGAGCAGGCGCTGGCGGCGGCGGAAAATCTTGACGGCGGCGGCATTGTGGATCAGCCGCCCGGGAAAGCTGGACTCGTCGGTAACTCCGGTACGCGCCCGAGCGCGGCCGCAGCCGCCTCCGATCGCGCCGCCCCCGGCCCCGGCTCCCCCGCCGGTCAGGACGGTGCGCGCCCGGAAGTGGCGACCGGGGCGGAAGGGGACGGGAGGGGTTCGGACGAGGAAGACACGGTTACGGTCGAGGAGTTGACGGTGGGGCTGCTGCGCCTGCACGCCGAGCGCATGATGCTGCTCGCCCGCGAGCAGCGCACCCGCGACCGCTTCACGGCCCGGCACCCCGAGGTGCCCGTCGCCGAGGTGGCGGCCCTGCCGGGCGACGTCCACGACCTCGCGGGGCTGCGCGCCATCGGCGCCTGCCTCGCCGAGGCCGGCCCCGCGCCCGAGGACGTCCCGCAAGCCTGA
- a CDS encoding WhiB family transcriptional regulator has protein sequence MGWVTDWSAQAACRTTDPDELFVQGAAQNRAKAVCTGCPVRTECLADALDNRVEFGVWGGMTERERRALLRRRPTVTSWRRLLETARVEYERGVGLLPADAEVNDNSALTADDREVYARLLAVG, from the coding sequence ATGGGCTGGGTGACCGACTGGAGTGCGCAGGCCGCCTGCCGCACTACCGATCCGGATGAACTGTTCGTACAAGGAGCAGCGCAGAACAGGGCCAAGGCGGTGTGCACCGGATGTCCGGTGCGCACGGAGTGCCTGGCGGACGCGCTGGACAACCGCGTCGAGTTCGGCGTGTGGGGTGGCATGACCGAGCGGGAGCGCCGAGCGCTGCTGCGCCGTCGGCCCACCGTCACGTCGTGGCGCAGGTTGCTGGAGACCGCGCGAGTGGAGTACGAGCGCGGGGTGGGCCTGCTGCCCGCCGACGCGGAGGTGAACGACAACTCCGCACTGACCGCCGACGACCGCGAGGTCTACGCGCGGCTGCTCGCCGTCGGGTAG
- a CDS encoding GGDEF domain-containing protein produces MDDFKAVNDTHGHAAGDAVITATAHRLTRWTGAHGITARLGGDEFATALTSLTPTTGLAALREALHRPVAHHGRWIDTSASLGICHLTDLPAPTLTDALAAADADMYADKGHGRRNNHH; encoded by the coding sequence CTGGACGACTTCAAGGCCGTCAACGACACCCACGGCCACGCCGCCGGCGACGCCGTCATCACCGCCACCGCCCACCGGCTCACCCGCTGGACCGGCGCCCACGGCATCACCGCCCGACTCGGCGGAGACGAGTTCGCCACCGCCCTCACCAGCCTCACCCCCACCACCGGCCTGGCCGCACTCCGCGAAGCCCTGCACCGCCCCGTCGCCCACCACGGCCGGTGGATCGACACCAGCGCCTCCCTCGGCATCTGCCACCTGACCGACCTCCCGGCCCCCACCCTCACCGACGCCCTCGCCGCAGCCGACGCGGACATGTACGCGGACAAGGGCCACGGCCGCCGCAACAACCACCACTGA